Below is a window of Phoenix dactylifera cultivar Barhee BC4 chromosome 7, palm_55x_up_171113_PBpolish2nd_filt_p, whole genome shotgun sequence DNA.
TATGTGAAAGGAGTTCTCTGGTTGCAAGACTGTGACAATGCATATGGTGGCAACTTGAGTTTCCATTAACCACTTTGCTGGATTTGTAGTAAGATCTTGCATTTAGTCATATAGATGATTTATCATGCTTAAAACCACCAGGTTTAATGTGCAGAAATTTCTAAatacaaatatatatgtataaggAGTTTTGGCTCATTTAATCATTTACACTTTTAGGACTAAGTTTATGGATTGCATAAGCATCAGAACTCAACAGGGCCCTATGATTCCCTTATCTGCCCTTTTGTATTACCAAGGCTTAGCCCTTGCTTTTAAATTTCATATGCTTGTGATAGATGAATTGCCTATTGGTATTTAGGAGGTGAATTATGTTTATGTTCTTTGTGGGCGGTATTACAAGAATTGGTGATTTGAGAAGTTCAACTTAGGCAATGATGGTCTGAAAGTTTCTAAATATGACATGAGTCAATTGGGtcacattaattaaaaaaaaaaaataaatccaacAGGTTATTGCTGAGAACTTCCAAAGTTATACCTTTTATCGTCTTTGACTTCTACATAAGATAGTAAATGTAATTGAAGGCAGTTTAATAGAATTTGGGTATGGTGTTTGATACAGAGAATTGCTTTGGGGTATACTTTTCTGACATTTCTGAGACTATGCTTGGCATGCCTGCATGCATAAGATCGATTTTATGAAGATGAATTTTAAGATGGATACCTGTGAAGTCATAAACTCTGAAGGATTTAGTTATATGGATCACATAGAGGTATTGTAGTTCTTGATTGATAATTACAGAATGTGCTGTTCCAGATTGAAGTTGGGCGGATTCCAAATTTCATAGGGCACAATTTTAGTCAGATCTAAAAAAGgtccaaattaaaatttttgaggTACTGCCCAAGTTGGACATTTTGGTAGATTcaatatacacatacctataaacaaaagaaaatcataTGTTCTGGAGACTTAATTATCCATGCATCAAGTTATCCAAAAATCAACCCACCATATTTTGCCGCTAAAGCTACTAACTGGGGGCAATTTGATGTGTAGGCAAGAGATCTCTGAAATGTTTTTTGTTTATAGGCATCCTAGACTTCGTAGATTACATTCAGTGGTTTATTTTAGCTCTAGCCATTGAATTGGTCATGGGTGTAAAGTCCTCTTTATGCCCTTCGTGTATTACATCCTTATTCACACATACATGGATTTACATGAGGATGGTCTAATAGAATTTAGTAGGGTCAGTTGATTATTGCTATGGATGCATTTTTACATGAATAGCCTCTTATTTTTATGAGTTTCCCTGGGTGATAATTATGGCTAGTTGGAAGTGgtgtttaatataatatttcacAAAAATTAAGGGATCAGCGTAGAAAGATTGAGAATACTGTTATTCCCTTATATGACTTATTATTAAAACTACATTTTGACTATTCTGTGTTGTCAGGCCCTGTAGCTGAGGACATGTTCCATTGGCAAGCGACCATCATGGGACCTGCTGACAGCCCCTTTGCAGGTGGTGTTTTTCTCGTGACAATTCATTTCCCTCCAGATTACCCTTTCAAGCCACCCAAGGTGActattttttaatcacttgatgaCTATTATCAATTCACATGTATATATGTGGAGTGGCAAATCATTTTTAAATAATCACTTAGCTTAGAAAAAAAGAATCATTTTCAAAGAACTAATAGTATTTGTCACTTTCCAAATTACCCTGGCCATATTGCTCTTGGAGGTCGTATCCACTTTTACATTTTACCAGACATTGCTAGCAATTAGATGTTTTTTGGGTTAATGTTTCTCGACAAACTGATTTCTTCAGTTTTGCCTTGATTGTTGGAAAATGCAACCAGGGTACAAATTAtactatttataaaaaaatttatccatgtttaaaaaggaaaattattgAATTGTTGAGACCAAATTATTGGCTAATGATCAGCTGAGAACATTTTGATTTGCTGTAGAAAGGTTCTGCTCATCCATGAGGATGTATATCTAGATAAACTTTTGAGCGGAGTTTTCATCCAAACAAAAAGGTTTCATGCACATAAGAGGATGTGTGGTTATTTTTTTTAGTAGGTTGGTTCATGTCATTGGAATCATGCTCCTTGGGGAAACTTATGCCCTCCCTCTAATTTTTGTGGGGTTTAAAGTGGCTTGGCAAGAGAAAGGAGTGAGGTGGGAATGTGTATGGTTCTTTGTCTACTGACTTTGTGTTCTCTGAGCAAAACTATGAAAATGTTGTACCATTAGTGAGCCAACAATAGTTGATCTATTTAGCATTAGGCAAGGTCTGCCGAATCGGGCCGAACTGCTCGGTTCAGGCAGTACCGAACCGACCCAGTGCGAAATCGGGTCGGTTCGCTAATTGAAAACGGTTCTAACCCATACACTGGGTCGGTTCGCTAATTAAAAATGGTTTTGGGGACTGGTTGGCCGGTACCGGCTTGTACCTGTCGGAATCGGCATGTACCTACCGGAACCGGtcggttcgcaccgagtcaGGGAGCAATGTGGCAATAATGCCATAGTGGCCTGCTGGGGACTTTAAAAGCCCCTTCAGCAGCATTGGAAAGGCTCGAGCTTCCCctttcaaaaaaatttacaaacaACACCGATTCAAGCTATCAGAAGGAACAGTCAAGGCTAAATAATGTGTGTTTCCtctcttctatctttttttggGGGGATTTGAAAAAATAGCTCTAAATTACAAAATAAGATTCGATTTGggcttatttttttatatgttgtagatctatggacgGTGTACACACTAACATAAGAGGAGATTATTAACATAGTACAACACGGTTCTTTTCAGagaccaaattatttagagaggacAACGATAGCTTTGGAGTGCGAGGAGTTGTCGTTAGTAAGACAAGTATAAATTCAGGTATGTTATACATCAGAAGGATATTTACCTGGTGTTAGATAGTTACTAATATGGTACTAtcttatatctatttttcttcaataattttgtagctgaatggtggattcattttaGGCTGTCCGCGAAAAATCTTAAGCGGATAGATATCCGGATTCTCTTCCAGACGGTCTTTTTGAGTGGCTGTGAGCGCAACTGATCCACCTTTGCCATCATCCACAACAAGCAGAGAAACCGTTTCACACAAAAGCGCCTTAACGATCTTGTATATGTTCACTGCAATCTGAGGTTGAGGCTAAAATGCATTCAGAAGAAAGTAGAACTCAAGTATGCAGATCCGGTCCATAGTGCTTTCGTTGATGATGAGAATGATCTTATGATTGGATGGCTTGTGGGCCAGCAGCAGGAATCAGAGCTTGACGAGCCAGGATCGCCTCCACGATCGGTCAGTTTCGTAGCTAGCGGGGCTAGGATCGATGCAGAGCAATGGACCGAGCGCAATATTTTACGCATTATTACGACTGATCAACCACAGCTACAAGAGAGCCAGTCACCACATGACTCATTGTTCGAGACATTCTCTTAGAGATACGATCGAGAGATGCTTAGATGAGGCCACTACGCAATCCGGTCGACGTGGTCAGGAGGATGACATAGCCAGACAGGGAGAGGTCGAAGGTCAGAAGGCAGTTGCCTAGCacactaaaaaagaaaaacaaaaggcacCTGCAGCCCTAATGGAGAGTGTCGAGAAGTCTTGGAGCAACATTGATGACAGTTCTAGTGGTCGTGGATCTGCTGGCCATGGAGAGAGTGGAGAATGGGACACTGTTCGTGAGATAGCCGCAAGGCGTTCTTCGATACATCGGCGAGTTCCAATTTATGCATGCTATACAGGATAGAGACCACGATGCATAATCTAGTAGAGTGCGCGAGGATACGATTGCATATAAAAGACAGGCTCCTCGAGGTCATTCAGGAAGACATGATGCAGCTATAGATGATCTCGCACGTGGTGTAGGATCCATAAACATATCAGATTTCAAGTTGTATGCTGGATCCTATTACCTGCAGCCACATACAACTTATGATCCATATggatacggatatggatatggtgcatctGAGGCATCTTTCGGTGGCTACTATCTTACTTAGTTCGAGGCATTTTGCGAGTCGGATTTTGCTGCCAGTATATTCGGATGGGTCTCTCCACAGTCGTATTATTAGTTAAAGGATATCTTTTAGAGTTAGAGCTTCAGCGAGAAATTCGAGAGTGCTTATAATCTGGCGCGCATTCCTTATAAGATGGACGTACAAGACTACAACGTCGCTTGGTTAGAAAGGTGGGTTGATGTGCCTCCTGACTGTGCTGACGATTTAGTTATTTACGAGAGGCATCACCACTCGACCTGATTTTAGATATTAGTATGTATGTTgaactttaaatgtatgtaattgattgtattatttttttaatttttatgtcaccacttgatttgaggatattttatgttttattattttaaagtaataagatgcatcatctagGTTGAACCaggatcatagaaacatcaaaaaaaatcaaaaaaataagaaaacatcAATCAAACAttaaattagacttaaattcatagaaaaagtttgaaatgagggattaccaattaaatttttttgagaactcaaaaaaaaaattagggcgTGCCAGTCCGTGAACCAGAATGCCCTATCGGTTCGATTCGGCACCGAACCGTACTGGGGCTGACCGGTACAGGTTCCGATAGCGGATCGGCGGACCTTGGCATTAGGTATTACCTTCCTACCCTTGTGGGAGTACATTTGAATTGGGGCTTATTACGGGAAGGTGATCCCTCACTGCACAACTTTTTTGCATCTCAAGTTATGCCAAAGCTTACAAATGCTGGCAGAACTCAATATCTGTAGTGCTGCAGGCGCTGGCAAATGCCCAAATAATTTTAGGATTTGCAAATATGGAGGATGTCTAGATAAAGCTGATGGTCAAATGTCAAAACCTTATAATATCACACTGGTTCAGACACCAGTCTTGGTGAACATTTCTGTTTTACACATAATTCCTGTATGGTGTGCCTAGTGTTGAAATTTTTTCAATGTCCAATCATGTTACCTTGTGCACTATCACCTGATTGTTGGAAAGGCTTAAATAAGGTGGTGATGAAGTTTTGAGGGTTGGAGGAGGCTGTAAATCCTATTTTCCTAATTGTGGAGGATATTGAAAATACCATTTTACTGGATCCTATTATCCGTAATTTTGAGGATTGAGTCTTGTCTACAACCTCCTATGATCCCTCATACTTCTCTTACTGCGACTTCCACTACCTGACAACTCTCCCATCGAGTGAGGATTGTAATTAAGTGTATGAAAACGGAAGTGAGTgcctcaaaaaaaagaaagaaaaaaaagaaaaaagaaaacagaagtgAGATTACATTTTCACCTGGCAGGTGCAGGCCTCACATGATCATGAATTTGCCAAGTAATAACGAAAATCAAGTTTGTTTTCTGTTGATTTCTCcatttttattctatttttgtTGCAATTTTTGCCAGTCGGTCACAATCCTTACATGTTGGTCGTGAATTTTCCAAGCATTATTGCTCACTGAGGGCCTGTTTAGTACAGcccaagaagaaaaatgaactaGACTGAACTACATGTCTGAtgaattctttcttttttaaaattgtttgtaaaatgtttagagcttttggaagcaaagttttattgctttcaaaaaaaaatgtgaaATTAAAAGAAAGGGTTAGCAGAAGTGCTGTGCAAATGCTATCTTCAACACCAATCTCCATTTTATATTTCACTAATTTGTAGAgaaacaaaaacacaaaaacaacAATGATGCTAAACAAACTCTGAATTTGTTTTATATTGAAGAGTACATGCAGAATACTAAATTCCATCTTCAGGTTTCCTTCCGCACCAAGGTCTTTCATCCAAATATCAACAGCAACGGTAGTATTTGCCTTGACATTCTCAAGGAGCAGTGGAGCCCAGCTCTTACTATCTCAAaggtaatttttaatatttaactaatcTTCCTGTCTTTTCAAGAAGCTTGAAATCTAGTTTTAGTTTCCTATATAATTATGTGTTTGAAAGCACCTTGACTATTGGACCTTTTGATATTTGATACAAAATTGAGATGACATTGAGGAAGCATGATTTTGAGTGTCCATGAAGTGATAGTAGTTTATCCAGTCAAGAACTGTGTTCAGTGGGTTCAACATTCGCTGCCTTTCAGAATGCACTGCAAGATGGCAGGACCAGGTTGAATTGGCTTGTAGCAGCTGCCATGTTGGAATTATGGTTCTGCTGTTGTCTTTCTATTGATA
It encodes the following:
- the LOC103702351 gene encoding ubiquitin-conjugating enzyme E2 28, translating into MASKRILKELKDLQKDPPTSCSAGPVAEDMFHWQATIMGPADSPFAGGVFLVTIHFPPDYPFKPPKVSFRTKVFHPNINSNGSICLDILKEQWSPALTISKVLLSICSLLTDPNPDDPLVPEIAHMYKTDRAKYESTARSWTQKYAMG